From the Diospyros lotus cultivar Yz01 chromosome 13, ASM1463336v1, whole genome shotgun sequence genome, one window contains:
- the LOC127787826 gene encoding probable lysophospholipase BODYGUARD 4 isoform X2 — protein sequence MVGPIFLGKWLRKTAQVLVSGISRFVFMFLDFLDAVLCVFYRFVDEFLEGNATPCYCHHGEEKGVAAFGRENEVSETLYGRKNVFREMGFFGFLRKLDVMKRSGGGIIRNRWSDCSCESCLSWMSNGDQRLHVVVREPSTAIHEDNGHDCRGKPVENVLFIHGFLSSSLFWTEMVFPNLSEPAKRRYRLFAVDLLGFGRSPKPRACLYTLREHLEMIEKSVLYQFQLDSFHLVAHSMGCVIALALAAKYAKSVKSITLVAPPYFPSSANGASLTTFRRLADKKIWPPLSFGTAVMSWYEHLGRCVCFLFCRNHQAWEWILKLLSRRRHTHHSAWHTMHNVICGGAKLMDKFLEALEDCRADVHVIQGSKDNVVPSECSLNIQRKVPSAEVRIIPNADHSTVILHREKDFTRDLELILASAADGRRGYS from the exons ATGGTTGGGCCAATTTTCTTGGGAAAATGGCTGAGAAAAACTGCCCAAGTCCTTGTTTCAGGCATCAGCCGCTTTGTCTTCATGTTCCTTGATTTTCTTGACGCTGTGCTGTGCGTTTTCTACAGGTTTGTGGATGAATTCTTGGAAGGAAACGCCACTCCTTGTTACTGCCACCACGGGGAAGAGAAGGGGGTAGCAGCTTTTGGCAGAGAAAATGAAGTATCAGAGACTCTTTATGGGAGGAAAAATGTGTTCAGGGAAATGGGTTTCTTTGGATTCCTGAGAAAATTGGATGTCATGAAGAGAAGTGGAGGTGGGATTATAAGGAACAGGTGGTCTGACTGTAGTTGCGAGTCTTGTCTTTCATGGATGAGCAATGGAGATCAGAGGCTTCATGTTGTTGTAAGAGAACCATCTACAg CTATCCATGAGGACAATGGGCATGATTGCAGAGGGAAGCCAGTGGAAAATGTGTTATTTATACATGGCTTCCTCTCATCTTCCTTATTTTGGACCGAAATGGTTTTTCCCAACCTGTCTGAACCTGCAAAGCGTAGATATAGATTATTTGCAGTAGACCTGTTAGGGTTCGGCAGAAGCCCAAAGCCAAGAGCCTGTTTGTACACTTTGAGGGAACATTTGGAAATGATTGAGAAGTCAGTCCTCTACCAGTTCCAATTGGATTCTTTCCATCTGGTTGCACACTCCATGGGTTGTGTAATTGCTTTAGCATTAGCTGCAAAGTATGCAAAGTCTGTTAAATCAATTACCCTGGTAGCACCG CCCTACTTCCCTTCTTCTGCAAATGGTGCTAGCTTGACAACATTTAGAAGACTTGCTGATAAGAAAATATGGCCTCCACTCTCATTTGGAACTGCGGTTATGTCATGGTATGAGCATTTGGGGAGATGCGTTTGTTTCCTCTTTTGCCGGAACCATCAGGCATGGGAGTGGATTCTGAAGCTACTCTCCAGAAGAAG GCACACCCACCACTCGGCGTGGCACACGATGCATAACGTGATATGTGGGGGAGCAAAACTGATGGACAAGTTCTTGGAGGCTTTGGAGGATTGCAGAGCAGACGTTCATGTCATCCAAGGTAGCAAGGACAATGTTGTCCCTTCAGAATGCAGCCTCAACATTCAGAGGAAAGTTCCAAGTGCAGAGGTTAGGATTATTCCAAATGCTGACCATAGTACTGTAATCTTACACAGAGAGAAGGATTTTACTAGGGATTTAGAGCTTATATTGGCCTCAGCTGCCGATGGCAGAAGAGGGTATTCTTGA
- the LOC127789229 gene encoding GTP-binding protein ERG isoform X1: protein MKALRALKTLTAFSSSKPTKSLPNSALLRRFYSAQPQQDNPAAAAEDDATDDSVFDSAQYTLPNMGLDSGAEEVTRQPSWEEKYRAKANRAIFGEETQVESTRILEKEDEKRRRAAALAKALLQAALRQPDEEEEEDLVVKEEDQKSLTVGIIGAPNAGKSALTNYMVGTKVAAVSRKTNTTTHEVLGIMTKGNTQICFFDTPGLMLSKSGYPYNDVKVRVESGWASVNLYDVLIVIFDVHRHLNRPDGRVVRLINHLGAQVKPNQRRVLCMNKVDLVEKKKDLLKVAEEFKDLPGYERYFMISGLKGSGVKDLNQYLMEQAFKRPWDEDPFTMSEEVMKTISLEVVRERLLDYVHQEIPYNIEHCLIDWKELRDGSLRIEQHFITHKMSQRKILVGKNGSKIGRIGTEANEELRSIFKRNVHLILQVRVK from the exons ATGAAAGCTCTGAGAGCTCTCAAAACTCTCACCGCCTTTTCTTCTTCGAAGCCCACTAAATCCCTCCCCAATTCGGCACTTCTGCGGCGGTTTTACTCTGCTCAGCCTCAGCAAGACAACCCCGCCGCCGCCGCTGAAGATGACGCCACCGATGACTCTGTCTTCGACAGTGCCCAATACACTCTTCCTAACATGGGTTTGGATTCTGGGGCTGAAGAAGTAACTCGGCAACCTAGTTGGGAGGAGAAGTACAGGGCTAAAGCCAATCGGGCTATTTTTGGAGAAGAAACCCAGGTTGAGAGTACGAGAATTCTGGAAAAGGAAGACGAGAAGAGGCGGCGAGCTGCTGCTCTCGCAAAGGCTTTGCTCCAAGCGGCTCTGCGGCAGCCGgacgaggaagaagaggaagatttGGTGGTGAAGGAAGAAGACCAGAAGTCATTGACTGTCGGCATTATTGGAGCACCTAATGCTGGGAAGTCGGCCTTGACCAATTACATG GTTGGGACAAAAGTTGCTGCTGTTTCTCGCAAGACAAACACAACTACTCATGAAGTATTAGGAATTATGACCAAAGGAAACACTCAAATA TGTTTCTTCGACACTCCAGGGCTCATGCTAAGTAAGAGTGGCTACCCCTACAATGATGTGAAAGTGCGTGTTGAAAGTGGATGGGCTTCTGTTAACCTATATGATGTGCTCATAGTTATATTTGATGTTCACAGGCATCTTAACAG GCCTGATGGAAGAGTGGTTAGAttgattaatcatttgggtGCACAAGTGAAGCCAAATCAGAGAAGAGTCTTATGCATGAATAAGGTGGACTTggttgagaaaaagaaagatttaTTGAAGGTTGCCGAAGAATTTAAGGATCTGCCTGGATATGAAAG GTATTTCATGATATCTGGGTTGAAGGGTTCTGGCGTAAAAGATCTTAATCAGTATTTAATGGAACAGGCAT TTAAAAGACCTTGGGATGAAGATCCTTTTACAATGAGTGAAGAAGTTATGAAAACCATATCCTTGGAAGTTGTCCGTGAAAGGTTGTTGGACTATGTACATCAG GAAATCCCATATAACATAGAACATTGCTTGATAGATTGGAAGGAATTACGAGATGGTTCCCTTAGGATTGAGCAACATTTCATCACTCACAAGATGAGCCAGCGCAAGATTCTTGTCGGGAAGAACGGCTCTAAAATAGG GAGAATAGGCACTGAAGCCAATGAAGAGCTAAGGTCCATATTTAAGAGAAATGTTCACCTCATTCTTCAGGTTAGAGTAAAATGA
- the LOC127787826 gene encoding probable lysophospholipase BODYGUARD 4 isoform X1, giving the protein MVGPIFLGKWLRKTAQVLVSGISRFVFMFLDFLDAVLCVFYRFVDEFLEGNATPCYCHHGEEKGVAAFGRENEVSETLYGRKNVFREMGFFGFLRKLDVMKRSGGGIIRNRWSDCSCESCLSWMSNGDQRLHVVVREPSTAIHEDNGHDCRGKPVENVLFIHGFLSSSLFWTEMVFPNLSEPAKRRYRLFAVDLLGFGRSPKPRACLYTLREHLEMIEKSVLYQFQLDSFHLVAHSMGCVIALALAAKYAKSVKSITLVAPPYFPSSANGASLTTFRRLADKKIWPPLSFGTAVMSWYEHLGRCVCFLFCRNHQAWEWILKLLSRRRDLHFMVIDLSRHTHHSAWHTMHNVICGGAKLMDKFLEALEDCRADVHVIQGSKDNVVPSECSLNIQRKVPSAEVRIIPNADHSTVILHREKDFTRDLELILASAADGRRGYS; this is encoded by the exons ATGGTTGGGCCAATTTTCTTGGGAAAATGGCTGAGAAAAACTGCCCAAGTCCTTGTTTCAGGCATCAGCCGCTTTGTCTTCATGTTCCTTGATTTTCTTGACGCTGTGCTGTGCGTTTTCTACAGGTTTGTGGATGAATTCTTGGAAGGAAACGCCACTCCTTGTTACTGCCACCACGGGGAAGAGAAGGGGGTAGCAGCTTTTGGCAGAGAAAATGAAGTATCAGAGACTCTTTATGGGAGGAAAAATGTGTTCAGGGAAATGGGTTTCTTTGGATTCCTGAGAAAATTGGATGTCATGAAGAGAAGTGGAGGTGGGATTATAAGGAACAGGTGGTCTGACTGTAGTTGCGAGTCTTGTCTTTCATGGATGAGCAATGGAGATCAGAGGCTTCATGTTGTTGTAAGAGAACCATCTACAg CTATCCATGAGGACAATGGGCATGATTGCAGAGGGAAGCCAGTGGAAAATGTGTTATTTATACATGGCTTCCTCTCATCTTCCTTATTTTGGACCGAAATGGTTTTTCCCAACCTGTCTGAACCTGCAAAGCGTAGATATAGATTATTTGCAGTAGACCTGTTAGGGTTCGGCAGAAGCCCAAAGCCAAGAGCCTGTTTGTACACTTTGAGGGAACATTTGGAAATGATTGAGAAGTCAGTCCTCTACCAGTTCCAATTGGATTCTTTCCATCTGGTTGCACACTCCATGGGTTGTGTAATTGCTTTAGCATTAGCTGCAAAGTATGCAAAGTCTGTTAAATCAATTACCCTGGTAGCACCG CCCTACTTCCCTTCTTCTGCAAATGGTGCTAGCTTGACAACATTTAGAAGACTTGCTGATAAGAAAATATGGCCTCCACTCTCATTTGGAACTGCGGTTATGTCATGGTATGAGCATTTGGGGAGATGCGTTTGTTTCCTCTTTTGCCGGAACCATCAGGCATGGGAGTGGATTCTGAAGCTACTCTCCAGAAGAAG GGATCTGCATTTCATGGTCATAGACTTGAGCAGGCACACCCACCACTCGGCGTGGCACACGATGCATAACGTGATATGTGGGGGAGCAAAACTGATGGACAAGTTCTTGGAGGCTTTGGAGGATTGCAGAGCAGACGTTCATGTCATCCAAGGTAGCAAGGACAATGTTGTCCCTTCAGAATGCAGCCTCAACATTCAGAGGAAAGTTCCAAGTGCAGAGGTTAGGATTATTCCAAATGCTGACCATAGTACTGTAATCTTACACAGAGAGAAGGATTTTACTAGGGATTTAGAGCTTATATTGGCCTCAGCTGCCGATGGCAGAAGAGGGTATTCTTGA
- the LOC127789229 gene encoding GTP-binding protein ERG isoform X2 — protein MKALRALKTLTAFSSSKPTKSLPNSALLRRFYSAQPQQDNPAAAAEDDATDDSVFDSAQYTLPNMGLDSGAEEVTRQPSWEEKYRAKANRAIFGEETQVESTRILEKEDEKRRRAAALAKALLQAALRQPDEEEEEDLVVKEEDQKSLTVGIIGAPNAGKSALTNYMVGTKVAAVSRKTNTTTHEVLGIMTKGNTQICFFDTPGLMLSKSGYPYNDVKVRVESGWASVNLYDVLIVIFDVHRHLNRPDGRVVRLINHLGAQVKPNQRRVLCMNKVDLVEKKKDLLKVAEEFKDLPGYERYFMISGLKGSGVKDLNQYLMEQAFKRPWDEDPFTMSEEVMKTISLEVVRERLLDYVHQIGRNYEMVPLGLSNISSLTR, from the exons ATGAAAGCTCTGAGAGCTCTCAAAACTCTCACCGCCTTTTCTTCTTCGAAGCCCACTAAATCCCTCCCCAATTCGGCACTTCTGCGGCGGTTTTACTCTGCTCAGCCTCAGCAAGACAACCCCGCCGCCGCCGCTGAAGATGACGCCACCGATGACTCTGTCTTCGACAGTGCCCAATACACTCTTCCTAACATGGGTTTGGATTCTGGGGCTGAAGAAGTAACTCGGCAACCTAGTTGGGAGGAGAAGTACAGGGCTAAAGCCAATCGGGCTATTTTTGGAGAAGAAACCCAGGTTGAGAGTACGAGAATTCTGGAAAAGGAAGACGAGAAGAGGCGGCGAGCTGCTGCTCTCGCAAAGGCTTTGCTCCAAGCGGCTCTGCGGCAGCCGgacgaggaagaagaggaagatttGGTGGTGAAGGAAGAAGACCAGAAGTCATTGACTGTCGGCATTATTGGAGCACCTAATGCTGGGAAGTCGGCCTTGACCAATTACATG GTTGGGACAAAAGTTGCTGCTGTTTCTCGCAAGACAAACACAACTACTCATGAAGTATTAGGAATTATGACCAAAGGAAACACTCAAATA TGTTTCTTCGACACTCCAGGGCTCATGCTAAGTAAGAGTGGCTACCCCTACAATGATGTGAAAGTGCGTGTTGAAAGTGGATGGGCTTCTGTTAACCTATATGATGTGCTCATAGTTATATTTGATGTTCACAGGCATCTTAACAG GCCTGATGGAAGAGTGGTTAGAttgattaatcatttgggtGCACAAGTGAAGCCAAATCAGAGAAGAGTCTTATGCATGAATAAGGTGGACTTggttgagaaaaagaaagatttaTTGAAGGTTGCCGAAGAATTTAAGGATCTGCCTGGATATGAAAG GTATTTCATGATATCTGGGTTGAAGGGTTCTGGCGTAAAAGATCTTAATCAGTATTTAATGGAACAGGCAT TTAAAAGACCTTGGGATGAAGATCCTTTTACAATGAGTGAAGAAGTTATGAAAACCATATCCTTGGAAGTTGTCCGTGAAAGGTTGTTGGACTATGTACATCAG ATTGGAAGGAATTACGAGATGGTTCCCTTAGGATTGAGCAACATTTCATCACTCACAAGATGA
- the LOC127787826 gene encoding probable lysophospholipase BODYGUARD 4 isoform X3: protein MGFFGFLRKLDVMKRSGGGIIRNRWSDCSCESCLSWMSNGDQRLHVVVREPSTAIHEDNGHDCRGKPVENVLFIHGFLSSSLFWTEMVFPNLSEPAKRRYRLFAVDLLGFGRSPKPRACLYTLREHLEMIEKSVLYQFQLDSFHLVAHSMGCVIALALAAKYAKSVKSITLVAPPYFPSSANGASLTTFRRLADKKIWPPLSFGTAVMSWYEHLGRCVCFLFCRNHQAWEWILKLLSRRRDLHFMVIDLSRHTHHSAWHTMHNVICGGAKLMDKFLEALEDCRADVHVIQGSKDNVVPSECSLNIQRKVPSAEVRIIPNADHSTVILHREKDFTRDLELILASAADGRRGYS, encoded by the exons ATGGGTTTCTTTGGATTCCTGAGAAAATTGGATGTCATGAAGAGAAGTGGAGGTGGGATTATAAGGAACAGGTGGTCTGACTGTAGTTGCGAGTCTTGTCTTTCATGGATGAGCAATGGAGATCAGAGGCTTCATGTTGTTGTAAGAGAACCATCTACAg CTATCCATGAGGACAATGGGCATGATTGCAGAGGGAAGCCAGTGGAAAATGTGTTATTTATACATGGCTTCCTCTCATCTTCCTTATTTTGGACCGAAATGGTTTTTCCCAACCTGTCTGAACCTGCAAAGCGTAGATATAGATTATTTGCAGTAGACCTGTTAGGGTTCGGCAGAAGCCCAAAGCCAAGAGCCTGTTTGTACACTTTGAGGGAACATTTGGAAATGATTGAGAAGTCAGTCCTCTACCAGTTCCAATTGGATTCTTTCCATCTGGTTGCACACTCCATGGGTTGTGTAATTGCTTTAGCATTAGCTGCAAAGTATGCAAAGTCTGTTAAATCAATTACCCTGGTAGCACCG CCCTACTTCCCTTCTTCTGCAAATGGTGCTAGCTTGACAACATTTAGAAGACTTGCTGATAAGAAAATATGGCCTCCACTCTCATTTGGAACTGCGGTTATGTCATGGTATGAGCATTTGGGGAGATGCGTTTGTTTCCTCTTTTGCCGGAACCATCAGGCATGGGAGTGGATTCTGAAGCTACTCTCCAGAAGAAG GGATCTGCATTTCATGGTCATAGACTTGAGCAGGCACACCCACCACTCGGCGTGGCACACGATGCATAACGTGATATGTGGGGGAGCAAAACTGATGGACAAGTTCTTGGAGGCTTTGGAGGATTGCAGAGCAGACGTTCATGTCATCCAAGGTAGCAAGGACAATGTTGTCCCTTCAGAATGCAGCCTCAACATTCAGAGGAAAGTTCCAAGTGCAGAGGTTAGGATTATTCCAAATGCTGACCATAGTACTGTAATCTTACACAGAGAGAAGGATTTTACTAGGGATTTAGAGCTTATATTGGCCTCAGCTGCCGATGGCAGAAGAGGGTATTCTTGA